From the genome of Sphingobacterium kitahiroshimense, one region includes:
- a CDS encoding alpha/beta fold hydrolase, giving the protein MEAHVTGYLEVNGIRLYHEIYGTGEPLVLIHGGAGSIQFDFRETIIRLQERFLLIGIDLQNHGRSDHREEPETFEQDAKDIVALLDLLGIPKASFFGFSNGATTALEIAKIYPDRVVKIVAASGVYKRNGLIPGFFQAMEQATIDNMPTYLKENFLKLNSNIDELHNMFQKDSQRMIHFEDWKDRDMQHIKNPVLLIYGDRDVVTVTHAATISHLLPDARLCILPATHGGYMMADESGIVDEELITFTVLQIARFLE; this is encoded by the coding sequence ATGGAAGCACATGTAACAGGATACCTAGAGGTAAACGGAATTCGCCTGTATCATGAAATTTATGGAACAGGTGAACCTTTGGTTTTGATTCATGGAGGGGCGGGTTCTATACAGTTTGATTTTAGAGAAACGATTATCCGGTTACAAGAACGCTTTTTGCTGATCGGCATTGATCTGCAAAATCACGGACGCTCAGATCATAGGGAAGAACCTGAAACTTTTGAACAGGATGCAAAGGATATTGTCGCATTATTGGATCTGTTGGGAATACCTAAAGCCTCTTTTTTTGGATTTAGCAATGGTGCTACGACTGCCTTAGAGATAGCAAAGATTTACCCAGATCGCGTCGTGAAGATCGTAGCAGCCTCTGGAGTTTATAAAAGAAATGGCCTGATACCAGGTTTCTTTCAAGCAATGGAACAGGCAACAATTGATAATATGCCGACCTATCTGAAAGAGAACTTTCTGAAACTAAATTCGAATATAGATGAGTTGCATAATATGTTTCAAAAAGACAGTCAGCGGATGATCCATTTTGAAGACTGGAAAGATCGTGATATGCAGCATATTAAAAATCCTGTTCTGCTCATTTATGGAGATCGAGATGTTGTTACAGTCACACATGCCGCAACCATCAGTCATTTGCTCCCTGATGCAAGATTATGCATACTTCCTGCCACCCACGGCGGGTATATGATGGCCGATGAATCAGGGATAGTAGATGAAGAATTAATCACATTTACGGTATTACAGATCGCAAGATTTTTAGAATAA
- a CDS encoding VOC family protein: MIKFKYTILYVSDVTRAIQFYEQVFGFVRKFITPENDYGELITGETTISFAKHSLAQTNLSAGYQESSRLAKPFGIELGVITDNVEDLVDKVWEYNGIIVEQPTVKPWGQTVSYVRDLDGFLIELCTPLP; encoded by the coding sequence ATGATCAAATTTAAATATACTATCTTATATGTGTCCGATGTGACACGGGCCATTCAGTTTTATGAACAAGTATTTGGCTTTGTACGAAAATTTATAACACCTGAAAATGACTACGGTGAATTAATAACAGGAGAAACCACCATTTCATTTGCCAAACACAGTTTAGCACAGACTAATTTGAGTGCAGGATATCAGGAAAGTTCTCGTTTAGCGAAACCTTTTGGAATAGAATTGGGCGTTATCACGGATAATGTTGAAGATCTAGTAGACAAAGTATGGGAGTATAATGGAATTATTGTTGAACAGCCTACAGTCAAGCCTTGGGGACAGACCGTTTCATATGTGAGAGATTTAGATGGTTTTCTAATTGAATTATGTACTCCGTTACCTTAA
- a CDS encoding ROK family protein produces MALTNLSRRVALGIDIGGTNTKFGVVNHRGEVLEKGSLRTDEYKKIEDFIDALYLQVSPLIEKYGTVKNFDGIGLGVPNGNYYTGTVELAPNLPWKGVIPFAELMENKFGMECTITNDANAAALGEMLFGAARGMKDFIMITLGTGVGSGIVANGNVIYGHDGFAGELGHTIVKPGGRKHWSTGSEGSLEAYASATGIAITAKKMRAEFPSSMLNQYPEESINSKTVYECAIKEDPIAIEVFRYTGQKLGEALANFVMFSSPEAILLFGGVIQAGDFILKPAKLHMERNLLPIFRDKVRLVFSELPEADAAILGASALVWEQ; encoded by the coding sequence ATGGCGTTAACAAACTTGTCAAGACGAGTCGCTCTCGGAATCGATATTGGTGGAACCAATACGAAATTCGGAGTGGTAAATCATCGCGGGGAAGTTCTAGAAAAAGGATCCCTAAGAACAGATGAATATAAGAAAATAGAAGATTTTATTGATGCATTATATCTTCAGGTTTCTCCACTTATCGAGAAATACGGTACAGTGAAAAACTTTGATGGAATTGGTCTCGGTGTACCTAACGGTAATTACTATACAGGTACGGTAGAATTAGCTCCTAATTTACCTTGGAAAGGTGTAATTCCTTTTGCCGAACTTATGGAAAATAAATTTGGTATGGAGTGTACCATTACCAACGATGCGAATGCGGCAGCTTTGGGAGAGATGCTTTTCGGAGCAGCACGTGGTATGAAAGATTTTATCATGATTACTTTAGGAACAGGTGTAGGAAGCGGAATCGTTGCCAATGGAAATGTAATCTATGGACATGATGGTTTTGCGGGAGAGTTAGGACATACCATTGTAAAACCAGGAGGTAGAAAACACTGGAGTACAGGTTCGGAAGGAAGTCTGGAAGCCTATGCATCTGCTACCGGCATAGCCATTACAGCGAAGAAAATGAGAGCAGAATTTCCAAGTTCTATGCTCAATCAATATCCAGAAGAATCAATCAATTCTAAAACAGTTTACGAGTGTGCCATAAAAGAAGATCCAATTGCTATTGAAGTATTCCGCTATACAGGACAGAAGCTGGGTGAAGCATTAGCTAATTTTGTGATGTTTTCATCTCCTGAGGCGATCTTATTGTTTGGCGGAGTTATTCAAGCCGGAGACTTTATTCTCAAACCTGCAAAATTACATATGGAAAGAAACCTACTTCCCATCTTTAGAGATAAAGTGAGATTGGTATTTAGTGAGCTTCCTGAAGCAGATGCCGCTATTTTAGGTGCAAGTGCACTCGTTTGGGAACAATAA
- a CDS encoding alpha-ketoglutarate-dependent dioxygenase AlkB family protein yields the protein MLIDSFFSKEESDHYYNTLLHNTKWREYEMEIFDKTVKAPRMIAWYEDKSNLGADPAGPDWTTALLAIRKRVEKETGLSFNAVLLNLYRNGKDGVAWHSDHTDKSGPNPVIASLSFGETRLFRLRHKFLKDIKQIEIPLHHGSFLLMAGTTNSCWQHQVPKTARQILPRINLTFRMVCRANTRDDVAL from the coding sequence ATGCTAATTGATTCTTTTTTTTCAAAGGAAGAATCGGACCATTACTACAATACTTTGCTCCATAATACGAAATGGCGCGAATATGAAATGGAGATCTTTGATAAAACAGTTAAAGCGCCACGCATGATCGCTTGGTATGAGGATAAAAGCAATTTGGGTGCTGATCCCGCAGGTCCTGACTGGACCACAGCACTATTAGCCATCCGAAAACGAGTGGAAAAAGAAACTGGTTTAAGCTTTAATGCTGTTTTGCTCAACCTCTACCGTAACGGGAAAGATGGTGTTGCGTGGCATAGTGATCATACTGATAAGTCTGGTCCTAATCCTGTGATTGCATCGCTCAGTTTTGGGGAAACACGTTTATTCCGACTGCGTCATAAATTTCTAAAGGATATAAAGCAGATCGAAATTCCTCTGCATCATGGATCTTTCCTGCTGATGGCTGGTACGACAAACAGTTGCTGGCAGCACCAGGTACCTAAAACAGCTCGACAAATTCTGCCCAGAATAAATCTGACCTTTAGAATGGTCTGCCGTGCTAATACTCGTGACGATGTGGCTTTATAG
- a CDS encoding helix-turn-helix domain-containing protein, which translates to MKYLRAQKGISQREIAADLTITRARYAKYEEALSEPPIEVLLKLCQYHQISIDTLITVDLKNLNQKTELIENS; encoded by the coding sequence TTGAAGTATTTAAGAGCACAAAAAGGGATATCACAGCGCGAGATAGCAGCAGACTTAACCATTACACGCGCTAGGTACGCGAAGTACGAGGAAGCCCTCTCAGAGCCTCCGATAGAAGTCTTATTGAAATTATGTCAATATCATCAGATCAGTATCGATACACTGATTACGGTAGATTTGAAGAATTTGAATCAAAAAACAGAGCTAATTGAAAATAGTTAG
- a CDS encoding endonuclease/exonuclease/phosphatase family protein, producing the protein MKTGYIKTMLCLMISAVTLTAQAQKMRVATYNLRYDTPNDSLDRWQNRVTPIAQLIQFHEFDIFGTQEALKNQLDDLSKQLPQFERYGLGRDDGKAAGEHAAIYYKKDRFELVSKGDFWLSETPDRPSLGWDAPSNIRICTWIQLKDKDSKKSFFLFNAHYDHRGILARKESSLLILKKITEIAKEQPVILMGDFNGDSNSEWYKSLATSDLLKDTYHMVSMPYALNGSSNGFRTGEKFPVHNTIIDHIFVSKHFKGHKWGILTDTYSGKFPSDHFPLLTVLEL; encoded by the coding sequence ATGAAAACAGGCTATATCAAAACCATGCTCTGCCTCATGATTTCGGCAGTTACATTAACTGCTCAGGCTCAAAAAATGCGCGTGGCGACGTATAATCTTCGCTATGATACGCCTAATGATAGTCTGGACCGCTGGCAAAACAGAGTGACTCCGATCGCGCAATTAATCCAATTTCATGAATTTGATATCTTTGGGACACAAGAAGCATTAAAGAATCAATTGGATGATCTTAGTAAGCAACTCCCTCAATTTGAACGTTATGGACTAGGACGAGATGACGGTAAAGCTGCGGGCGAGCATGCGGCAATTTATTATAAAAAGGACCGTTTTGAGCTGGTCAGTAAAGGCGACTTTTGGTTATCTGAAACTCCAGATAGACCGAGTCTAGGATGGGACGCGCCATCCAACATCAGAATATGTACTTGGATACAGCTAAAAGATAAAGATTCTAAAAAGTCGTTCTTCCTCTTCAATGCTCATTACGACCATCGCGGAATATTAGCCCGCAAAGAATCGAGCTTGTTAATATTAAAAAAGATTACTGAAATCGCAAAAGAACAGCCAGTTATACTTATGGGTGATTTTAATGGCGATAGCAATTCTGAATGGTATAAGAGTTTAGCGACATCTGATTTATTGAAAGATACTTATCATATGGTAAGCATGCCCTATGCTTTAAATGGAAGCTCCAATGGTTTTCGGACAGGTGAAAAATTCCCTGTTCATAATACAATCATTGATCATATTTTTGTATCCAAACACTTCAAAGGTCATAAATGGGGAATTTTGACAGATACTTATTCCGGTAAATTTCCTTCAGACCATTTCCCTCTACTTACTGTACTGGAACTCTAA
- a CDS encoding RagB/SusD family nutrient uptake outer membrane protein: MKKIFYLLSILALCNSCELNEFPESSALEEDVFGTEGGLRRYSISFYNDLPSSSDAYRLDQMSDYGAVNNLDNFLKLNAYTAQTSSGWDWKNLRNINHFLASNNRSNVSETSRNHYNGVARFFRAYFYYKMVTRFGDVPWVDKALSITDNDILYGDRGDRTVVMDHILADLDYAYANIQTSSSTDGSEITKWTALGLKTRIALFEASFRKYHTELGLASTANKYYKQVVDAAQELMTKGPHSIYTARGPELSQRQLFVSDAAVTQEVMLAIAFNKNLAILSSANWYWTSPTYGPRYSFVRPFINTILNRDGTPYTNRTGYNTQEFYDECQNRDYRLSQLIRTPGYKIDGKPAAPNFNGYSYTGYQPIKYTLDESKYDNGQLNTNAIPLMRYAEVLLNYAEARAELGEITDGDWQKTIGALRSRAGITGGTSQLPTVIDTYIKEKFFKDIDNPVLLEIRRERQVELALEGFRFNDLKRWNAGHIMASLEWSGIYIPELDKPMDLDRDGTVDVIFYDGNNKGPSVTVGAKVAKIAIGGPATNYQTLTADKHLEWFKAQTRTWYDDGRQYYYPIPSNAIVLNKSLKNYPFWQ, encoded by the coding sequence ATGAAAAAGATATTCTATTTATTAAGTATACTGGCTTTATGCAACAGCTGTGAGCTAAATGAATTTCCGGAATCGTCAGCCTTAGAAGAAGACGTATTTGGAACCGAGGGAGGACTCCGTCGCTATTCGATCTCATTTTACAATGATCTGCCTTCTTCTTCTGATGCCTACAGATTGGACCAGATGTCTGATTATGGCGCTGTCAATAACCTCGACAATTTTTTAAAATTGAATGCCTATACGGCACAGACAAGTTCTGGATGGGATTGGAAGAACCTTAGAAATATCAATCATTTTTTAGCAAGCAATAACCGGTCAAACGTATCGGAAACAAGTCGTAACCATTACAATGGTGTTGCTCGCTTTTTTAGAGCATACTTTTACTATAAAATGGTCACTCGTTTCGGCGATGTACCCTGGGTGGATAAGGCTCTTTCAATTACTGACAACGATATCTTATATGGGGACCGCGGAGACCGTACTGTAGTGATGGATCATATCTTGGCAGATCTGGATTATGCCTACGCGAATATACAGACCAGCTCCTCTACAGACGGTTCGGAGATCACGAAATGGACTGCTCTGGGACTGAAAACAAGAATTGCACTTTTTGAAGCTTCATTTCGTAAATACCATACTGAGCTGGGCTTAGCATCAACTGCAAACAAATATTATAAACAGGTGGTGGATGCCGCTCAGGAACTGATGACAAAGGGACCGCACAGTATCTATACCGCTAGAGGTCCCGAACTATCGCAACGTCAGCTTTTTGTCAGTGATGCTGCAGTTACTCAAGAGGTCATGCTAGCTATTGCTTTTAATAAGAACCTGGCCATCCTAAGTTCTGCGAACTGGTATTGGACTTCTCCGACTTATGGCCCACGTTATAGTTTTGTAAGACCGTTTATCAATACGATATTAAACCGAGATGGTACACCGTATACGAATAGAACGGGGTACAATACACAAGAGTTTTATGATGAGTGTCAAAATAGAGATTACCGCTTATCTCAGCTGATCCGTACCCCAGGCTATAAAATAGATGGAAAACCAGCAGCACCAAATTTTAATGGTTATTCGTACACAGGTTATCAGCCAATAAAATATACACTTGATGAAAGTAAATATGATAATGGACAGCTAAATACGAATGCTATTCCATTGATGCGCTATGCAGAAGTACTGCTTAATTATGCTGAGGCACGTGCTGAATTGGGTGAAATTACAGATGGCGACTGGCAAAAAACTATTGGTGCACTACGTTCGCGTGCAGGTATTACAGGAGGTACCTCGCAATTACCGACAGTGATTGATACTTACATCAAAGAAAAATTCTTTAAAGATATCGACAACCCTGTACTGCTAGAAATAAGACGTGAAAGACAAGTTGAACTGGCGCTTGAAGGTTTTAGATTTAATGATCTAAAAAGATGGAATGCGGGTCATATCATGGCTTCTTTAGAATGGTCCGGTATCTATATTCCGGAATTGGACAAACCGATGGATCTGGATCGCGACGGCACTGTAGATGTTATCTTCTATGACGGCAATAATAAAGGTCCTTCGGTAACGGTTGGCGCCAAAGTTGCAAAAATAGCTATTGGTGGACCAGCGACTAACTACCAGACGTTAACTGCAGATAAACATCTGGAGTGGTTTAAAGCGCAAACACGTACCTGGTATGATGACGGCAGACAGTACTACTATCCAATACCAAGCAATGCGATTGTTTTAAACAAAAGTTTGAAAAATTATCCTTTCTGGCAATAG
- a CDS encoding SusC/RagA family TonB-linked outer membrane protein, with product MKINEHLKKRALIFALGSIVLTSPLYGQQKGRVKGTVVSQTGSLLSGVTVTVTDSLNKVITNTATDAKGLFLFESLEAGKSYNIRFSIVGYGNKEENNFIVKPADNNSILIRMEEGSSQLDEVVVVGYGTQKKANLTGAVDMVGKEVFEGRMAANATQMLQGAVPNLNINLADGKPSRSASFNIRGTTSIGQGGAALVLIDGVEGDPANLNPDDIESVSVLKDASSAAIYGSRGTFGVVLISTKKAKQGRTSVNYSGSLASQKPTATPQFVTDGYTYASHFSEAYNSWNNYSSIPSKMNKTQPFSLAWLEEFKRRNDAGIQEQVTVDGNGNYVYYGNEDYYKALIKDNTMAQNHNIAINGSSGKTDFYLSGRYYGYDGLYRYNTDKFRSLNLRAKGGIQVTNWLRIANNLDYSAKKYHIPMTVGEGGNILRNIADEGHPTSPIFNPDGTLSYSAAYSVGDFIMSKNGKDTDDGLLRNTTSFETKFFNNTFRVKGDFTFMNKDDVATRIRIPIPYSIKEGEILQLATQYNDISKYVLQERNLFTNIYAEYENTFKQNHYFKGLIGYNYEQKVRESVDVSKNGLLTNDVSNINLALGDAITASGNYEKYRIAGLFFRANYAYKDRYLFEVNGRYDGSSKFPIGSQWAFFPSASLGWRASQEDFWSVNPEIISDLKFRGSYGSLGNGNIKSYSFLQIYNISTSDRIINGERPRYTQQPVVLPDQLTWETATTANFGVDMSFLNGKLQLVADMYTRKTTDMFTVGMTLPDIFGATSPKGNYADMTTNGYELTLSYNNRFDVAGKSLRYSIRGTLADYKSKIDKYNNLTGTLGDYYAGQTVGEIWGYETQGLFQSQAEIDNAAKQILIKSSSAGIVYPGDVRFADLNGDGKIDYGTNTLDNHGDKKIIGNKDPRYIYGFNFNADWNGISLSTFFQGVGRQNWYPSNESIFWGQYNRPYNNLPEWHLNNYWTEDNKGAYLPRYAGYNQSIKETPQTRYLQNVGYIRLKNIQVGYSLPKSIVSRWGFQDIKASLSGENLWSWSPFYKHTRDLDVSNIGSSDPDISDSNAGDGFNYPTMKSISLGISVTF from the coding sequence ATGAAAATTAACGAACACCTAAAAAAACGAGCATTGATTTTCGCACTGGGGAGCATTGTGCTTACATCTCCGCTGTACGGGCAACAAAAAGGTCGTGTAAAAGGAACTGTCGTCAGCCAAACAGGTTCGCTCCTGTCTGGTGTAACTGTTACGGTCACCGATTCTCTGAACAAAGTGATCACCAATACCGCCACAGATGCTAAAGGACTATTTCTATTTGAATCCCTTGAAGCTGGTAAATCGTATAACATTCGATTTTCAATCGTCGGTTATGGAAACAAAGAGGAAAATAATTTTATTGTTAAACCTGCGGACAATAACTCCATTTTGATCCGAATGGAAGAAGGTTCTTCTCAACTGGACGAGGTTGTTGTTGTGGGTTACGGTACGCAAAAAAAAGCTAATCTTACTGGAGCTGTCGATATGGTCGGCAAAGAAGTGTTTGAAGGACGCATGGCTGCTAATGCAACGCAAATGCTACAAGGTGCTGTTCCAAATTTAAATATCAATCTGGCCGATGGCAAACCGAGCCGTTCAGCGAGTTTTAACATACGCGGCACGACTTCCATTGGTCAGGGTGGAGCTGCTCTTGTTCTGATTGATGGAGTGGAAGGTGATCCTGCAAATTTAAACCCAGATGACATTGAGTCTGTATCTGTTTTAAAAGATGCTTCATCGGCTGCGATATATGGATCGAGGGGTACTTTTGGCGTAGTACTTATCAGTACAAAAAAAGCAAAACAGGGTCGCACTTCTGTCAATTATTCGGGTTCCCTGGCAAGCCAGAAGCCGACCGCAACGCCTCAATTTGTAACGGACGGCTATACCTATGCATCTCATTTTTCGGAGGCTTACAATTCCTGGAATAATTATTCATCAATTCCGAGTAAGATGAACAAGACACAACCTTTTTCACTGGCCTGGCTGGAAGAATTCAAAAGGCGTAATGATGCCGGTATTCAGGAACAGGTGACTGTCGATGGTAATGGAAATTACGTGTATTATGGCAATGAAGATTATTATAAAGCTTTGATCAAGGATAATACGATGGCTCAGAACCATAATATCGCGATCAATGGATCTTCTGGAAAAACAGATTTTTACCTTTCGGGAAGATACTATGGCTACGATGGTCTATATCGCTATAATACCGATAAATTTAGAAGTCTTAATTTAAGAGCAAAGGGAGGCATACAGGTGACCAACTGGTTACGTATCGCTAATAATTTAGACTATTCGGCCAAAAAGTACCATATCCCGATGACTGTTGGTGAAGGAGGAAATATTCTGCGTAACATCGCCGATGAAGGGCATCCCACCTCTCCTATCTTCAATCCTGATGGAACGCTTTCATATTCTGCGGCGTATTCTGTAGGAGATTTTATCATGAGTAAAAATGGTAAAGATACCGATGATGGTCTATTGCGTAATACAACAAGTTTTGAAACTAAATTTTTCAACAACACGTTCAGAGTAAAGGGAGATTTCACTTTTATGAATAAGGATGATGTGGCAACAAGAATACGTATTCCTATTCCTTATAGTATAAAGGAAGGTGAAATCCTTCAGCTGGCAACCCAGTATAATGATATATCAAAGTATGTGCTTCAAGAACGTAACTTATTTACAAATATCTATGCGGAGTATGAGAATACGTTTAAACAGAATCACTACTTTAAAGGGTTAATTGGGTATAACTATGAGCAAAAGGTAAGAGAAAGTGTTGATGTTTCTAAAAATGGACTATTAACCAATGATGTCAGCAATATTAATCTTGCTCTTGGGGATGCCATTACTGCTTCTGGTAATTATGAAAAATACCGGATCGCAGGATTATTTTTTAGAGCTAACTATGCTTACAAAGACCGCTATCTGTTTGAAGTGAACGGTCGTTATGATGGCTCTTCCAAATTCCCGATAGGTTCGCAATGGGCGTTCTTTCCTTCTGCTTCTTTGGGCTGGAGAGCATCACAGGAAGATTTTTGGTCTGTAAATCCTGAAATTATCTCAGATTTAAAATTTCGAGGCTCCTACGGCTCTTTAGGGAATGGTAATATTAAATCCTATTCCTTTTTACAGATTTATAACATCAGTACTTCTGACCGTATCATAAACGGTGAACGGCCACGCTATACGCAGCAACCGGTAGTACTGCCCGATCAGCTAACCTGGGAAACGGCGACCACTGCCAATTTTGGGGTGGATATGAGTTTCTTAAATGGTAAACTGCAATTGGTAGCCGATATGTATACACGTAAAACAACTGATATGTTTACTGTAGGCATGACATTGCCGGATATATTTGGTGCTACATCTCCTAAAGGTAACTATGCTGATATGACCACAAATGGTTATGAACTTACACTTTCTTACAACAATCGATTTGATGTGGCGGGTAAATCATTGCGCTATAGTATTAGAGGAACCTTAGCTGACTATAAATCTAAAATCGATAAATACAATAATCTAACGGGTACGTTAGGCGATTACTATGCCGGTCAAACAGTCGGTGAAATCTGGGGATACGAAACTCAAGGTCTGTTCCAATCGCAAGCGGAGATTGACAATGCCGCAAAGCAGATTTTAATCAAATCGTCTAGTGCTGGTATTGTGTATCCAGGCGATGTCCGTTTTGCAGATTTAAACGGTGACGGGAAGATCGATTACGGCACCAATACATTAGACAATCATGGTGATAAAAAAATCATCGGTAATAAGGATCCCCGGTATATCTATGGATTTAACTTTAATGCGGACTGGAACGGCATATCATTGTCCACATTTTTTCAGGGAGTAGGCCGTCAAAACTGGTATCCAAGCAATGAATCAATTTTCTGGGGACAATATAATAGACCGTACAATAATCTGCCGGAATGGCACTTAAATAACTACTGGACTGAGGACAACAAAGGTGCTTACCTACCCCGCTACGCTGGCTATAACCAGTCTATCAAAGAAACGCCTCAAACACGTTACTTACAAAATGTGGGTTACATTAGACTGAAAAATATCCAAGTTGGATATAGTCTTCCTAAATCTATCGTATCACGATGGGGCTTTCAGGATATAAAAGCTTCGCTATCGGGTGAAAACCTATGGAGCTGGTCACCGTTCTATAAGCATACACGCGATCTGGATGTAAGCAATATCGGTTCATCCGACCCGGATATCAGCGACAGCAATGCTGGTGATGGCTTCAACTATCCGACCATGAAATCAATCAGCTTAGGTATATCAGTCACTTTTTAA
- a CDS encoding FecR family protein gives MNTKQLIQKFWSGYASPKEKQQLLDQLEITDHKLKAELQEEFDQQPTLLSERLSPEQKKKVYDRLIKTIGDQSARKKQSLSRIIVKIAASLLLVTGGVSIIWENQQDFVHTSVTVLPLQKRIVSSTSVFVRHILPDGTSVTLSPHSSLTYNPQFTDTSRMLSLTGKGKFDVTKDKHRPFTVISNGIATTALGTVFTIDGQNNKETNIHLVEGSIRVAPTAQSLHRFHETVLRAGEQIVINNMTQLLEWKISKKAKSPIKNTDPIPQHSVAVSLAATSSSLNFEKENLKTVFASIAKAKQVAIIYDGVNVNQLTFTGAFEASESIENILHILCGLNELEYRKEQSTYYVSKKAESSN, from the coding sequence ATGAATACGAAGCAACTTATACAGAAATTTTGGTCCGGTTATGCTTCTCCAAAGGAGAAACAGCAATTACTCGACCAACTCGAAATAACAGATCATAAACTCAAAGCGGAACTGCAAGAGGAATTTGATCAGCAGCCGACTCTTTTATCGGAGAGACTAAGCCCAGAACAAAAAAAGAAAGTTTATGACCGTCTCATCAAGACTATCGGAGACCAGTCTGCTCGTAAAAAACAATCGTTATCCCGTATTATTGTCAAAATAGCGGCAAGTTTACTTCTCGTTACAGGTGGAGTCTCGATTATTTGGGAAAATCAACAGGATTTTGTTCATACTTCGGTCACAGTACTACCCCTTCAAAAGCGGATTGTGAGCAGCACGAGTGTATTTGTGAGACATATATTGCCAGATGGTACAAGCGTCACTTTATCTCCTCATAGTTCCCTGACTTATAACCCTCAGTTTACGGATACCTCCCGTATGCTTTCTCTAACCGGAAAAGGAAAGTTTGATGTTACAAAAGATAAACACCGACCTTTTACGGTTATCTCAAATGGAATAGCAACTACTGCTCTGGGTACAGTCTTTACCATTGATGGGCAAAATAATAAAGAGACCAATATTCATCTGGTAGAAGGATCTATCCGAGTAGCTCCTACAGCCCAAAGTTTGCACAGATTTCATGAAACGGTCTTGCGTGCCGGCGAACAGATCGTCATCAATAATATGACCCAGCTATTGGAATGGAAAATATCAAAAAAAGCGAAAAGTCCTATCAAGAATACGGATCCTATTCCGCAGCATAGCGTTGCTGTATCGTTAGCAGCAACTTCTTCAAGCCTGAATTTTGAAAAAGAAAATCTAAAAACGGTATTTGCTTCAATCGCAAAAGCAAAGCAGGTTGCAATTATATATGACGGTGTGAACGTCAATCAACTGACCTTTACCGGTGCTTTTGAGGCATCTGAAAGCATCGAAAATATCCTACATATTTTATGTGGTCTAAACGAGCTTGAATATAGAAAAGAGCAATCTACTTACTATGTGAGCAAAAAGGCTGAATCTTCCAATTAA
- a CDS encoding RNA polymerase sigma factor: MDNFRITDTSQQPIAIDMHKFAQLYETYANAVYANILRLVKRPECAEDLLQEVFTALWQNRLKLVDEKSIPGWLFVVSYNKSITFLKKKVKEAIESVDTYDQYLQLENEDVIDEDLYEQQIRMIHQAVEKLPKKKREVFKLCRFEGRSADEVAKIMGISSHSVKDYLKQSNRAIKDYIQNEAPYTALGLLVIFYTEHL; this comes from the coding sequence ATGGATAACTTTCGAATTACAGATACCTCACAACAACCTATTGCTATCGACATGCATAAGTTTGCACAGTTGTATGAAACATATGCAAATGCGGTATACGCTAATATTCTGCGTTTGGTTAAGCGACCTGAATGTGCTGAGGATTTATTGCAAGAGGTATTTACTGCACTTTGGCAAAATAGACTAAAGCTGGTGGATGAAAAATCAATTCCTGGGTGGCTATTTGTGGTGAGCTATAATAAATCCATTACTTTCCTTAAGAAAAAGGTGAAAGAAGCTATTGAAAGTGTGGATACTTATGATCAGTACCTACAACTTGAAAATGAAGATGTGATTGATGAAGATCTGTATGAACAGCAAATCAGGATGATCCATCAGGCGGTTGAAAAATTACCAAAAAAGAAACGGGAGGTTTTTAAACTTTGCCGATTTGAAGGGAGATCTGCGGATGAGGTCGCAAAAATAATGGGGATAAGCAGTCATTCTGTTAAAGATTATCTGAAACAGTCTAACCGTGCAATCAAAGATTATATCCAAAATGAGGCTCCATATACTGCACTGGGACTATTGGTGATCTTTTATACCGAGCATCTTTAG